Part of the Lucilia cuprina isolate Lc7/37 chromosome 5, ASM2204524v1, whole genome shotgun sequence genome is shown below.
TGGGTTGTTCTGGATCTGCTACATATTGATTGTTAATAAAAGCACTGCGTCCATCTAAATCTATATCAACTGGTAAAGTAGTGGTCTCCATCTCTGGCTTGGCAGTGGTTGTGGTAGTAGTGGACTTTGCCTTATGTGAAACCTTAGGTTGTTTAGTGGTTTGGCTACTTGACTTTGCAGCAACAGTAGAATTCTTTCCCTTTGATCCTTTCACCACTCCTGCCCAGATCTGTTGGCTACAGCATACTTTAAATAAAcccttttattattttcttaattctttacaaaaatatctaCATTATCCTCCTTCACTTACCTAATATCATTAGCACCAATAACCGGTTACTCAATTGTCTTGTCTTCATGGTGCGTGAATGTTTAATGACTGTTTAGTGCAGTGTTTAATGCATTTGCTTTTATAGTCTTCAAATCAAAAGAAATCGGTCACTTGCAGCTTTGTTTTTGGTACCAATTTCttctttagtttaaattttaattgaattctaTTCATATatgttcttttagtttttttatattatttagcaTTCGTTTTGGTCTTATagaacaaaaatcaaatttaatgacttgtattttttttttggttctttaaagggagttttatttaaattaaatttaattttattactttcatTGACCTATATTTTCATGAGATAAAGCCGTGGGGTTACTCTATTATAGGTTCAATTAAAAGTATAATTAATACTGTAATAGAGTTTAATTCAAAAGGTGTTCTTAGAAATCTAAAATGTTGGAAAACAGTACTACCTATCACCAACaagtctacaatctagtttattgtatattctagtctatattctagtctacagttctatttgagttttagttcagttctagttcagttctagttcagttctagttcagttctagttcagttctagttcagttctagtacagttctagttcagttctagatcagttcttattcagttttagttcagttctagttcagttctagttcagttctagttcagttctagttcagttctagttcagttctagttcagttctagttcagttctagttcagttctagttcagttctagttcagttctagttcagttctagttctgttctagttcagttctagtttagtttaagtatttttaacaaacatttcgtatttttcattttaaggtTTCACATACAATGGCAAAGCCGCCGATGGCAGTGATGAATGGAATGGTTGTTCAAAtgtcaaattatatttattagaaaCTGGTAATACCATGGAACATTATGTTAAATCCTTCAATGTCAATACAAATCAATGGGTGGCCTCTTATGTATATAAacgtttaaaattcttaaataatcgCACTATAAGTTATGCGGCAGCGCTATTTTTCTTGGCCGTATGGCATGGTTTCCATACCGGTTACTATATGTCCTTCTTTATAGAATATATGATTGTAACCACCGAAAAACAGGtgagtgtttttaaaaatacgaTTTCCAAACATATGAAAaccatttgtgttttttaacagATCGAAGGTGTTTACAATAAATCGGTGGTCACCAATTATGCTTCCCTTGTCGAAACTTTACcttttaaagtcataaaattcaTCGCCTTAAAatcatacaatttaatttatatgggctGGTGTCTAACACCTTTCATATTCTTGAGCTATGAACGTTGGATTGAGGTCTTTAAAGCAGTTAATTATTTCGGTTTTGTTTATGTGGCCATTTGGTTTGTtatctataaaattataaaagcaaTGAGTTCAAAATCACGCCTAAAACAGGAACGTATTGCCAGCAAGGCCACCGACCTATCACCGACAATTAATGAACAGCGTACAACAGATAGCAAAGCTACGGATTTGTCACCAActttagaagaaaataaaaaagacaattaAACAATTAAGACACAtagagaaacaaaacaaaagacaaaTTGTTTTGCATTATAGCAGAGACAagtataagaaaaaacaaaatcttgttaaaatgttatttcCCCTCCAGAAACACAGGCTTAAGAAACATCCAAATATAAAAGCTAACAGGGAGCAGTGATAGAACTCTTTAAGCAGGGATATATAGTAAATATTAATACTCTTTACTGTTTTAGCATCTCTAGCTGATGTATAGTATTATgggtttaatatttatttaagagcTTTTGCTGTTCCTTTAGTATGATGATgtattagtttattaaatttttaaataattttaattttctttaaacttttaaacaattttgtttatttaaattaatttttattatattaattatttgttaattttgttaaacagttttcttttacttcattttttactaaaatgtattaaaactttttttttgctttaaagcaaattatttttttaattatttaattttttttatattataaaataatcacTTTCTATTTGGGAAAAAgagtttaaatgaattaaagataatatatacacacacacaacactACTTTATCTAGTCAAacgaattaatatttaaatatcttaatatttaaacaaaaaccacaacaacaacaacaacaacataaaaaacatgtaattaacttaaataatataacaatttaattaaaattcccagctctttttaaatattataataaaataaaaaaataaaacacatgaaataaaaaaaatcaaacaaaatactttaacaatataccttaacataattattaattaattaaaccaaaaaaaaaaaaaaaaaccattaaaaaggttaacaaaacattttaaaatatgtatataatagtGTTTAATATTCtgaaaattatctataattaaaaaaaaaaaaactttttcataattcTATTACTgactaatttgaaaataatttatcattatttattataaacgaGCTAAATGTGGGCTTAATTAAACTCATATATATTAGATTTAATAATTTGTCTAATTAATTATAGAATAGGCTattcaaattatatattatagtcACTCAATCAGATTGATTTATTAAACAAGTAATCAAtcataaattacttttggacAATTGAACCTTAGAATTGaactgttcagttctagtatagttctatttcagctctagttcagttctagtttagttctagtttagttctaatttagttctagttaagttctaaatcagctctttttcagttctagtttagttctaattcagttctagttctgttctagatcagctattgttcagttctagtttagttatagtgcagctctagttcagttctagttaagttctagttcagttctagttaagttctagtgcagctctagttaagttctagttcagctcttcttcagttctagtttagttctagttcagttctagttcagatctagttcagttctagttccattttagttcagttctagttcagttctatttcagttctagtttagttctagctcatttttagtacagttctagtttagttctagttcaattctagttcaattctagttcagttctagttcatttctagttctgttctagttcagttctagatcagcccttgttcagttctagttcaattttagtttagttctagtttatttctagttcagttctagatcagcccttgttcagttctagttcagttctaattcagttctagttcagttctagttcagttctagttcagttctagttcagttctagttcagttctagttcagttctagttcagttctagttcagttctagttcagttctagttcagttctagttcagttctagttaagttctagttcagcacatgttcagttctagtttagttctagatcagatctagttcagttctagttcagttctagttcagttctagttcagttctagttcagttctagttcagttctagatcagttctagatcagttctagttcagttctagttcaattttagttcagttctagttcagttctagttcagttctacttcagttctagttcagctccagttcagttctagttcagttctagttcagttctagttcagttctagttcagttctagttcagttctagttcggttctagtttagttctagttcagttctagttcagatctagttgagttctagttcagttctagttc
Proteins encoded:
- the LOC124420011 gene encoding lysophospholipid acyltransferase 5-like, whose translation is MLENSTTYHQQVYNLVYCFTYNGKAADGSDEWNGCSNVKLYLLETGNTMEHYVKSFNVNTNQWVASYVYKRLKFLNNRTISYAAALFFLAVWHGFHTGYYMSFFIEYMIVTTEKQIEGVYNKSVVTNYASLVETLPFKVIKFIALKSYNLIYMGWCLTPFIFLSYERWIEVFKAVNYFGFVYVAIWFVIYKIIKAMSSKSRLKQERIASKATDLSPTINEQRTTDSKATDLSPTLEENKKDN